GAGCATCTACAAGCTCTCGTAACCTCCCCTCGTCTATAATATCGCCCACCCGAGCTCTTATCCGTGCATATACATTCGCATAGTTCGATACGCTCATCTCATCTCTCACCTCTTCTCTTTACGTACGCTGAGGGAACATGGATGGGGCTGCGGAGATTTGAACTCCGGTTACCAGCTCCCCGAGCTGGAAGGATGCCTGGCTACCCTACAGCCCCTCGCTACTCACATCCTCTACGGTGACTTTACTTTCTCTTTCTTATCTATTAAAATGGATACTTTCTGTGTCCTGATCCTTTTTGTGGTTTTGTTCTGTTTCTTTATTGTAGATGTAGAACAGGAAAATGAGTGGCGAAGAGGCTTCAAAGCATTTAGCGGGATTGCGAGAAGTGAAAGGGGTTGAGATAGGGGCGCATACAAGTGTAGACGAACTGGTGACGGGATTACGAGGATGCGCCTTTGGCGCTGGTAGATTGGCAAAGGCGGTGGACATATACGAGGCGATGCTGAACGAAGAAACGACGAAGTTTATGGGCGTCTCCGGTGCGCTGGTCCCGGCAGGGATGCGAAGCGTACTCTCAGGGCTGATTCGTGATCGGTACGTGGACGTCGTGGTAACGACCGGCGCGAACCTCGTGCACGACATTATAGAAACGCTCGGCGAGCATCACTATCTGGGCGGCGATGTTGACCGGGCCACGGGGGGTGAAGCGGTAGATGACGTCAGGCTCAGAAAGCAGGGGATAGACAGAATCTATGACGTGATGGTGCACGATGAGGCCTTTGCGCGATTGGAGGAGTTTTTACGAGGCGTGTTCGAGCAGCTCGAGTCTCGAAGATACAGCATACGGGAACTACTCACGGCGATTGGAAGGGAACTTTCGGATAGAAATTCGATGTTACGGAGCGCCGTGGACAATGATATCCCAGTATTCTGCCCGGCTCTTGCCGATTCTATGATTGGACTCCATGCGTGGCTTTACAAACAGGCTGGCTCCTTGGAGGTTGATGCATTCGATGACATGAAGGAGCTGATCGATCTCTTCAGCGAAGCAAAACGCACGGGTGCAATAATACTCGGCGGTGGCGTGCCAAAGAATTTTATATTCCAATCTGCGTTAATCGCACCG
The sequence above is drawn from the Methanomicrobia archaeon genome and encodes:
- a CDS encoding deoxyhypusine synthase, yielding MSGEEASKHLAGLREVKGVEIGAHTSVDELVTGLRGCAFGAGRLAKAVDIYEAMLNEETTKFMGVSGALVPAGMRSVLSGLIRDRYVDVVVTTGANLVHDIIETLGEHHYLGGDVDRATGGEAVDDVRLRKQGIDRIYDVMVHDEAFARLEEFLRGVFEQLESRRYSIRELLTAIGRELSDRNSMLRSAVDNDIPVFCPALADSMIGLHAWLYKQAGSLEVDAFDDMKELIDLFSEAKRTGAIILGGGVPKNFIFQSALIAPRAEEQEGLDYAIQITTSTPEDGSLSGATLDEAKSWGKIGETAKAVTLYCDATIAFPIIVAAVRERMERRHE